A region of the Parachlamydia acanthamoebae genome:
AAATATATCGAAACGCATTTTGGAAAACTCGACATACTAGTTAATAATGCGGGAATTTGGTTAGAAAGTAAGGATATTCACGGTGCTAATCAAACAAGTGCTATTTCGCAAGAAGTCCTACGCAAAACATTTGATGCCAACTTTTTTAACCTAGTCGCTTTAACTCAAACGCTACTACCGTTACTTATAAAGGCTCCTGCAGGCAGAATTGTCAATCTCTCCAGTATTTTGGGATCATTGACTTTACACTCAGACCCGTCATCACCGATATACGATTTTAAAGCATTTGCTTATAACGCATCCAAAACGGCATTAAACGCTTTTACTGTGCACCTTGCTCATGAATTAAAAGGAACTAAAATAAAGGTGAATTCAGCCCACCCTGGTTGGGTAAAAACTGATATGGGAGGGGAGGCTGCTCCTATGGAGGTATCTGAAGGGGGAAAAACGAGTGCTCAGTTGGCTCTTTTGCCTGAAAATGGACCCACTGGACAATTTATTCATTTAGGTGAGGCCCTTCCCTGGTAGTTAACTGAGATGAGCATTTTTAAACGCTCATCTCCTTCCTCTTACTGTACGGGAAGCGGGGCGGTATGTAATAAGCGCTCGGCTTCTTCATCAGACATGAGGTGATTGAATGTGGAATAACGCCATTGAATATTGGCAATTTCTGGACAAAAATTGGCAACTCGCTGATCACTGTAGCTATATCTTAAACCAATAAAGTCGATGTTTCTTGAAAGAACACTCGCTTCGACATCTTGTAGGTGCTTGAGCTTATCGTTGATAAAGACAATTCTGTTGGGGTGGTAGTTGATCAGATCCAAAAGTTTTAAAAGTGCTTTTCCTTTGTTAGTTCCCGAGGTAAACAAAATTCCATTTCGATAAAGAATCCCATGATCATTGATGAAATAATGATCTTCTGCGGAAGGTGCTGTGCGAGATAAATCGATTTTTAAAGAATGCAGTTGGTTTACTGTGCGTGTTGTTAAGGCTAGACCTTGAGTTGTTAAACCCATGATCGTGATTTTTTGTTTTTGTAAGTCATCGATAATTTGATCGGTGCCTTCTTCTACAATTTTAACATGCGTGAGATGTCGAATAGCTTCCCACTCCGCCAAGGCCTTGTCTAACGCCGCGGCGTACACTTTCTCTCGACATTCATGTATTTTGAGGCGATGCATGAACCAAGCATCTGTTCCAATGGTTTGAACAGGAATAAGAAGGGTATCATCAATATCAAGAATGAGCAGCGTATTAGGCTTGGCATAGGCCACAATTTCGCTAAAATGGGGTGTCTCCACAATTTTACTGAAAAGAGTTGAGTAAAATAGAAGAAAATAAAAAGATGTTGTGTATAATATTTTTTTCAACATGTCAGATCCTTATTTGGCTTTAAAACGTCTTTACAAAGGATATCTGTTTTTTTTGAATAAAGTCTAGAATGAGCTAACTTTTAGAAATTTTTACCCAAGCATGATCATGAAAATTTTATTGACAGGTGCTACCGGATATATTGGCTCTCGGCTGCTTGAGCTGCTTCTTGAACAAGGACATGAGGTGGTGGCGATCGCTCGCTTTCAAAGCCCTTTTCTTTTGGTTGAGCATGCCAATCTCACAGTTATTCTCATGGATCTACTTGAAGAAAATTCTTCACAAGAACTTCCAAGCGATATCGATGTTGCTTATTATCTTGTTCATGCGATGAGCTATGGGAAAACTCAATTTGCACAATTTGAAGAAAAATCGATCCACAACTTCGTTAACCTTGTGCGGAAAGCTCGGGTTAAGCAAATTATTTATTTAAGTGGGCTATGTAATGATAAAAATCTTTCTCCCCATCTGATGTCACGTTATAAAACGGAGTGTTACATACGGGAGAGTCAGATTCCATATACCATTTTACGGGCTGGGATTATAATTGGATCCGGCAGCGCGTCCTTTGAGATTATTCGGGATTTGGTCGATAAATTACCTGTTATGGTGGCTCCACGCTGGATCAATAACCTTTGTCAACCTATCGGTGTTCAGGACGTTTTACGCTATTTAATTGCCGTTGTGAAGCATCCTGAATGCCTAAACCAAGTCTTCGATATCGGAGGTCCTGATCGGTTAACTTATAAAGAAATGCTTCTGATTTATGCTAAGGAGCGGAAACTTAAGCGCTATATCTTTGCTTTACCTGTTTTAACGCCCAGGCTTTCTTCTTATTGGCTTTACTTTGTAACTTCTGTTAATTTTTCTTTAGCTTATGCTCTTGTCGATAGTGTAAAAAATGAGACAGTCTGTCAAGAGAGCCGTATTCTAAAAATCTTTCCTCAGCCATGTTTAAAGTATCAAAAATGTCTTGAACAAGCTCTCGATGTTGTGGAACAAAATCCTCTGTTACCTGGTTGGAGAGATAGTCTCGTCTCAGGTATTTTGGAATCTAAGCTAGCAAAATTAGTGAAGGTTCCGACGCACGGGTGTTTAGTCGATCGACGTACGGTTGAAACAACGGCATCTCCTCAAGATGTGATCGATCAACTTTGGTCCATCGGTGGAAAAAGGGGATGGTATTATATGGATTGGGCATGGGAGTTAAGAGGATTTATCGATAAATTGCTTGGGGGAGCCGGTTTGAATAGGGGGCGTACCTATCCACACGATATTTTCGCAGGATCTTCTTTAGATTTCTGGAGAGTTTTGCTGGCCGATAAAGAAAAAGGACATCTTTTGCTCTATGCAGAAATGAAAGTTCCCGGTGAAGCCTGGCTAGAGTTTATTGTCGAGCCAACCTCAGAAGGCTCTCATTTGATTCAAACGGCTTCTTTTCGTCCTAAGGGTGTGCTAGGAAGGCTTTATTGGTATACGCTACTTCCGATTCACAAACTCATTTTTCGTGGAATGGCGCGTGCTATTGCGCATCCTAAACCGTCTCAATAGATTTGGCAGGTCTTGGGCTAACTTGAAATAGACTATAAGCCGTAAAAGCAATTAAAAGGATTGTGATGGCATAAGGGATTGTGGAATTCACGGGAAAAATCATTAAAATGGATCCCACTAATGCAGCTATTCCAAATTCTAATGAACCAAAAGCGGCGGAAGCTGTCCCGGCAATATGTCCAAAAGGTTCCATCGCT
Encoded here:
- a CDS encoding SDR family oxidoreductase, translating into MNEEGKVAFITGANRGLGFETARELGEKGITVILGSRDKVKGEAAAEKLKAKGITAIAFPFDINQFSDHQAIYKYIETHFGKLDILVNNAGIWLESKDIHGANQTSAISQEVLRKTFDANFFNLVALTQTLLPLLIKAPAGRIVNLSSILGSLTLHSDPSSPIYDFKAFAYNASKTALNAFTVHLAHELKGTKIKVNSAHPGWVKTDMGGEAAPMEVSEGGKTSAQLALLPENGPTGQFIHLGEALPW
- a CDS encoding DUF2608 domain-containing protein translates to MLKKILYTTSFYFLLFYSTLFSKIVETPHFSEIVAYAKPNTLLILDIDDTLLIPVQTIGTDAWFMHRLKIHECREKVYAAALDKALAEWEAIRHLTHVKIVEEGTDQIIDDLQKQKITIMGLTTQGLALTTRTVNQLHSLKIDLSRTAPSAEDHYFINDHGILYRNGILFTSGTNKGKALLKLLDLINYHPNRIVFINDKLKHLQDVEASVLSRNIDFIGLRYSYSDQRVANFCPEIANIQWRYSTFNHLMSDEEAERLLHTAPLPVQ
- a CDS encoding SDR family oxidoreductase; this encodes MKILLTGATGYIGSRLLELLLEQGHEVVAIARFQSPFLLVEHANLTVILMDLLEENSSQELPSDIDVAYYLVHAMSYGKTQFAQFEEKSIHNFVNLVRKARVKQIIYLSGLCNDKNLSPHLMSRYKTECYIRESQIPYTILRAGIIIGSGSASFEIIRDLVDKLPVMVAPRWINNLCQPIGVQDVLRYLIAVVKHPECLNQVFDIGGPDRLTYKEMLLIYAKERKLKRYIFALPVLTPRLSSYWLYFVTSVNFSLAYALVDSVKNETVCQESRILKIFPQPCLKYQKCLEQALDVVEQNPLLPGWRDSLVSGILESKLAKLVKVPTHGCLVDRRTVETTASPQDVIDQLWSIGGKRGWYYMDWAWELRGFIDKLLGGAGLNRGRTYPHDIFAGSSLDFWRVLLADKEKGHLLLYAEMKVPGEAWLEFIVEPTSEGSHLIQTASFRPKGVLGRLYWYTLLPIHKLIFRGMARAIAHPKPSQ